GGCAAAACCGAGCCTAACATggaaggaagaagaaagggcAAAACTGAGCCGAACAAGGAAGAGAGAGGAAGGGCAAAATCGAGGCCAAATGGTGGAGAAAATGGGCTCAAAACTGAGTCCGGAAGTGCTGAAAACGGGTTTTAAAGGCTGTTAGTTAAGGCAGTTAGCTGTTAGTTAATTTAGTTAGTAGAGTTAGTTACAAGGTTGTTAGTCATTGTATCTAAGCTGGAAATAATGAACTTGTAACTCAGATGATGACATTGAATAATTAACTGTCAAACTCTTTATCTCTCTCAACTCTCTTCTAattctccctcaaattttcttctaaaactATTGTTTGTTAAGAAAAGAtccttaaaaaatttatatcagACCCATTTTCCAATGGTAAAGGAAGGTAGCTTATCTTCAAGAAACTATTAACAATGAAGGAAAGCAGCATGGTGAAGGCTTTGGAAGAACACACAAGAGATTTGAAGAATGAGTGTGAAATATTTGCCATCAACTTCAAGAAATCAATGCTTTGATTCAGAAAGGAGACTAAAAAGAATCGtctttagtgatttttttacccACAAAAGCAGTCCAAACAAAGCTAATTACCAAAACAATTTAAGTTCAACTTCTTTCAATGAGAGTTGTTTGAAAATGACTGAACCTTTCAAAGTTACCTATCTTTGTAATGTGGGGTATGaagtttttaaattgacttGTTTCAGATATTTTAGCCCTTCAGGATCATAGCAAACTTTTATACTTCATGTTAAAAAGCAGGTTCTTCTTAAAattcaagatattattttaaccaTCAATGCTTTTCAATACTAAACAAATGTTCAGCCAATCATAAAGGGAATGAATGTTTATGTTCAATTCTCATCGCATCAAGAACTTACTATAATGAATCAAAATACTTTCAAGGAGGTAAACTGTTTTTCTTTAACTAAATCTGAGATCAGTTATAGAGAAGTGAGttctaaagaaaaagaaaatgaaggaggtttgatttttgaaaaaaaaatgttgtttattGTGAATTTTTGTATGGACCTTTTGAAAGTGGAGAATTTATTTAGAGTTCTAGTATGAAAATGCAAGAAGCtgagaattatataaataatggaTTAAATAAGGAAGATGAGGGTGATGTTGAggaatttgatgaaaaaaaagacaCTGAAATTAAGAAGGATTTTCATGGATGATAGTTCTCAACAAACAGAAGCCAATCTAGTTGTTCAAGCCTAAAGGATCACCAAGGTGGAGTATGTTTCTTGTTACAAGAGTTTGATCAATGTTTAGGAAGATTATTTGGCTGTTAAGCACTTATTCTCTGTTAAGGGTCAACTAGAGTTCAAGGCCAATCTTTTTTATGCCAAAAAAGATCCATTTGATATGTTTGAcagcaaaaaaaatgaacaacaTCAAGAAGTTTTGTGACAGAGGGTCTTCATTATGGATGAccctaaataaaattatcaatgttATCTGGAAGAACtcaatgaataatttttaaatttttgcatAGATCCATGAGAACAAGAATCTCTTGAAGAGGAGAATATTGTTACGGGCTTAAGAGGTCAGCCGTAGCGTGGTAGCCAAGGAAGAAGAAGTGACGTGAAGAAATGCGGTAGCAGAAAAAGCAACTGCTAGTAATCGGAAACAACATGGAACTGAGCACGTGAGGATAGCTAGAGTTAATTGTAGTTAGTTAATTCAGTTAGTAGAGTTAGTTACAGGGTTGTTAGTCATTGTATATAAGctgaaaataatgaaattgtaacTCAGATAATGACGTTGAACAATTTAACAGTGAACTGTTAAGCTCTCTATCTCTCTCGATTTTAGCAGGGATAGAAGATGATGGCGGCTCGTGGGTTGAAATCGCTTTCTGTTCTTCCATTAACTTCCTCAAGAACTCTTCATTCTACTCAATTTTACAACATGATGACTAGAAGGCATCGAGGCACCTTAAGCTGCTCATGCAGCAGCTTTTGAATTTCAATTTGTGTGCGCAAAGTCTCTGTAACTCGCAAGTCTCTGCAAGAGAATAATTCATTGGAGGGTTTCCATGAACCAATGAAGAAAGAcggaaagagaagaagatactAATCATTGACCTGTTGGGCTCATTGACACGTGCATCATTGTCATTGCCCGACGATGAAGCTTCATTCTTCTCTGCAATGGTGGTAGTGCTTCTGTCTTGACACCGAGAAGCAAAGCATGTAAAAAGTTAGGATTAGCAGTCACAAGCtttaaaagaaagagaggaaaagatGCGGTAGAATCAATTGGAACCATCACAGAGCTATTTTGGTGCTTGCCTGGAAGTAATTGATCTCTGAGAACATGAAGAGTAtctgaagattttttttcttttctttttcatggtgATACCAGTATAACCACAAAACTGAAGTTGCTTGTAAGAGCTATCCAGAATcctaaaaaacaaggaaaagtacgtgaaaaaacaaaaactttcctCTGTGCTGTTACATTATTAGAAATCCATCGGCAAGTAATTATTTCGAATTAGTCGAGCCGacaattgttaattaatttaatgttaatgaAGGAGAATTTCTTGAGTTCCCTGATCTCCCATAAAATCTtgctttaatttattgaaattcgCATTTGGATTCCATATTCATCTGTACCATttaccaaaaaagaagaagaaaaaatcgaTTGACGTAGAAAGATTCAATTCACTTTCTTTCCTATAAAAGTGGTTCTAATCCATCGCCGAGTAAAACCTTTACACCGGCAGACATTTTGCTTATTAACGACACGGCCTGCGTCGAATTAAAAAGGGGAAAGATCTCGGAAGGGTGCGGCATTTCCTACAACTGCACGGCCTTCTTCGAGTTGTACAAAGTTCTGTTAGATAAAAGCCTGAAGGAATTGGGACATCAGAGCCGAACATCACAAGGGTAGTTGCCTGTTCGAGATTTCTCTAGTTCGTgcactttaaaatatttagaaatatgttaaaataaaaaaaattatttttaatatcaacattaaaaaaatctaaaaacataaaaaatatatatattttaaataaataaaaacatttcttaatttttaaaaacacagtttCCTGTCTCAGCTATTTCATCGAAATAACACTTGGAGACTTCTCACACTGAAATAGAATTCACCTTGCAAGAGTAGCATCATCAGTTGACCGTACAAGTAAATGCACACAAAGTTCCAACCACCATATAAAACACAACTTCATCCTCTAATAAACTAGAAGATGGAATAAATTGTGTCATCATAAAGAACCACCATAGATAAATCTGAAAGATGCACGTGACATAATCAAAGCACCCAATAAAGTCCATCTCAAGTTCTGTTTGCCTACGCCTTTTCAGTGCATGGCCACAGGAAACTGTCGTCTTAATGATCTTTTGTTACGTTTACATATTGGGGGGAAAAAACTGCTAAAAATTAACGTTACAGTCCAACAACATAATCAAGGCAAGATTTTGAGGAAAATGCCTTTACTGGCCCCCATTTCTATCTATCTTTGAGTTCCTGCTCGAATTGGAGCAGCTTTTCACGGACAGGCTGTAAAAACAGCTTCAAATCCTGACTGATCTGCAGCTTATCTTGCTGCGAGAGATCCTTCTCGTCATTAAGCTGTACTTGCATCTAGAATAGCAAGAGCAAAAGATTAAGATTTATCATTAAAACTCTTTAATTAATCATTAGACGAGAGTCTATATACAGATGAGTGCAACCTGACAGGCTAGCACAAACCTCCATAAAGATAGATACACATAGAAAtggtttgataaaataaaagtgcCACCGGTTAATATGACTCATGCAAGTTTATGGGTTATTTGACCTTTTGTCTGCTATATAATTGTTCATGGAATTACTACAGGTTACAAGCAAGCCCTCACTGTAGGAATTACTCTATTCCACGCTATTAAATAAAGAACTGAAGTGTTTTCTCATCTTTTAGCTATTTTGATGAGAAGATGATGGAGCAAGCAGGAGGGAGTAAAGCAACACAAAAACAACCTGGCCTAACATACAGAGGGGTTTTGCACTATATTTCCACAGGTCACCCTAAATTTCCCGATATTTTCCTGTCACTTCCATCTAGATTTCATTCTATACTCCAAACACTTGGATGGAAATACAGAACTTACCTGCAGGTCATCCAGCTCACCAAATGAAAACTCGGGAAAATCGATGTCACCCTTCACCATCCTTTTCTCCTCTTTGACAGTCCATTCCCCTATTTCCACGGACATAACAACTCTTTCAGGATAGAGTAGATAGATCAAGATGGGAAAGGAGGCCATTTTAAATGACAACAAATTACCTTTAACTTTCAATGTCAACTCATAGGTATATCCAACACGTTTCTTGTTCCTCACGATCACCAAGAATGCCTGCTCACTCAAGTGGTAACCGAATTAAACTTCCCATGCATATCAAATATGCAGGATATTGAAAACATGATAATGACAGAAATATTTGTGCAGGGCCTCCTCTTAAATAATAATGAGACATcagaatgggaaaaaaaaaggaagaaaaaacactACCAACAAAATAATGTGTAGTAGAATAAGGGTTTGAATCTAAAAGGGGCCATATTTACATGTAAGATTATCAAGTGGTAACCAATTATCACACATTTTTCTGACTTTCAGTCCAATTTCGATCTGCACTAGAGAGCACTAGAACTTCTGGTTTGCTTTTTCATGATATTAGCCATATATAGGACAATTCAAAGACAACACAGAACGACAGCAATcaaccaacataaaaaaaaatatagtgtcTTTTTAACTGTTTCCCCAGATAAAAACAAAGTGGAAATATGATAGCGGGACTGGAGAAGTTCAAAGTGGCAACTTTTCTGTCATATACTCTTATAAAGTCTTGGGTTGGTCCAAAGTAGGAACAATAGTTTTCAATGGAAAGCAAGATAGATATCTCAACTTCCTCTagacttctatttttttcttagaaaaaattcTAGGAGCTGTCTAAATTAGGAATGTGACCACTGGTAACTTCCAAAAGAGAGGCAAATCTTAGCAAAGTGAGTTTTAATTAAAGCAGCTGAATCAATCGATCAAGTCATCTATTCTTACATTAAACAGGCTAGAAGCTCTTGGGATTTAATCGGTAGAGTACAGCTGCCTGGCAAAGGTGTTCGTTTTGTATAAGCAGCAATGATATGTAGGAATGTGCATCACTAACCATGTTTTTGAGAGCATTACAAAAAGCATTCGACAGAGAAGAAACTTCTCTTGCCTATTTCAAAGATATTAGAGCACCATTTCAATAGTAATACACAGTGTCAGTCATCAGACATGAAGGGAAATTTCTAAACCTCTGTTGTTGTAAATATtgtatgtaagaaaaaaaaataactttgaagATGCATTATAGAACAAGGTGTTTATCTAGCCTAAACTTTCCATCTTTACGGGATAAAAAAGAACTTACATCACCAGAACATTTGGACACTTGTGCTATTTCTGCTTTGCCACCAGAGAACTCCAAGGAGGCCACCGACAGGAGCAGCTCCTGCGATATAGGAAGAACGAAAGTGTAGAATATTTGGTGATATTGATTGTGacaaataaaagagagaggagtGAATTCAGCAATAAAATAGAGTATAGGTTCACCTTTATCCTATGGGTGGCccaattattaagatttttctCCTCCCATGTTCCAGCCTGCACAAGTTtattagcaattaaaaaaattatataaatataatgataaaagaagaagaagaagaagaagggtacCGTATTCCAGGCAGAACCAAGGTTGTTGGGTTGAGAAGGAAGGTGATCTTGAGGAGACAGCTTCTTAGGAAGGGGGAGAGGAGCTGCATCTGCTGTTGCTTCCCTCACCCAATACCTGTACGAGCCTTCTCCTCCTACtgatccttctttttctttgctaTTTTTGTTACATTCTatgtctcctcctcctccattctccattctctcttctttttctttctttctttctataaataaaGAATCAATCCAATACTAAATAGCAACCaggcagaaagaaagaaaagatcttAGATCGATCGATAACaaccaattttttatataaaatattcagCCAAACAGTCAAATATTAATGGAGGCGGTGGCGGGGGCCGGGGTGGGGGTGGAGGTGGAGGAGCAGGGTTGCGAAAAGAGAGGCTGCTGCTGTAATTGCCTATTGCTTCAAGGGAAGAAAAGTCCacgtttttcttaatttattgttCCTGTAATATTGGATtaactattattgttattattattgggGAAAAGGCCGTGAACCAGACTGGAAGCCTCAAGGCTCTTCTCGAAACTTCTTCTTATCGGGAGccccattcttttttctttttagcttaATAACATGTTATCCCGGTTCATCTAACCCATCATCGCTTGCTGGGTCCAAGCCCGGTTCATCTAACCAGCCCGACTCAAATAACTGGCTCCTACTAAAAAAATGTGTATTGTATCCCAATTTTATTACTGCTTTCTCGACCAGCCCAGCCCTTTTCGACCCAAGCTTGGATTGAAAAGAAGCTTTCCGGTTTCTACTAGATTATTCATCTACGCTTCATTCTAagttggattattttatttttaatgtaaaaataggTCAAGGTGTCGCCAATGTCTTTTTTAGAagagatttttttgaaaagtagtcGTAATCGGACTcccaaacaaacaaatatttaaagtcAAGGAAAAGTTTGATGTCTTCTAAAAAGTCATGTGTTAGTTTGTTGCTAGTTTGTCATTTCTTGGAGactttgttttgtattttcatgtttggatatatataaatatatgatgtAAGCTTTGTAATTACCATGGATTGAGTgtatgttttgaaatgtttgTACATAATTATAGATATTGTGTAAGAATATGAGTGTTTATATAATTGATGTGATTATATTGTTTCAGctatttgaatctttttttttattgttcagaTTAGTTTACGCGCACCTCGATTAATTCCTCGAgatcctgaaattaatgaccatataagttTCCAGTGGTCCCGATATTTGTGGCACTTGAACTAATGATCCCTGAAAAACAAATCCATAATCTAATCAATTGAGCTATccttttagaatttatttgaaaCTTCTTTGTTTGGAAGATGTTTTAGTGTGACAGGTTTAAGACTTAACATGGTTAAAGTAGTCTTTACTTTAGATCATGTGTCGATCATTTTCTAATTTAGAAGCGTGACAGGATATAGCAGCTAGCTTCGAGGTGCATTGACTGCCTTTACGAAATTTCCCTGCAGGAACGTTGCCTAGGGACCAAAGTTAAGCCTGGACATGCTTCCATCCTAAGCGCGGAAAAACACCAAGTTCTTACAGCATCCTTTATCGGCAATGGCTTGAGAATGGAAATGAAGAAGATGACATGTCATGTGATCCCTTGCTGTTGTCTTGTTGTACTGATCATAGACAAAAACAAGCAGGATTCctgtataaaataataaaacaatactGTCAATGTTTTCGCCATCGTTGACAGAAGAAAAACTGCAGTCTTCTAGATATGAAAAGACTGAATCTTTCAGTGTATGatataagaaagaaagatgatcaGTGATGGAGCAGTTGAAGAAAAGCTATGGCTGGGCTTATTTATTATCGGTCAGCAGAagataatctctctctctctcgctaaTCATTGTTATTAGATTGCCAACAAATTAACACAAATCACACCACACATTCTAAATtagttacagttttttcaagCTGTTACACAATAAATACAGAACCAGTGAAAAATAATTAGGGCTTTGTGcctttgcataaaaaaattaaagagagaaatCCCCGACGGGTCGGTCTCTAGTTATGCTAATTGCTAGGTTGGTCTATGGGCACTAACTACTAAACATACGggtaaataattttgttagttcaaaaaatccaatcttttttttaaacaatttgcATTCCACGCAAGTGCTCTGTTTTTCGAGCTTAAAATTTTTCTACTCTCTCCACAAAACCATCACTTTCTCATTCCCAGCAAGCAGCACACAAGGGGCGGCGCACTGCCCTCGACCATAGATGAGCATCATAAGCTGCAGAAAGTTATAATTCTCTACGAACTCAAATTGATGTACAATTCAAACGTATGTTACAAACCTTTTGCCTACAGTTCCAAATTCTAAACAACAGGTTAACTACTGGGTCAGAGAGCACACGATTGTACAGAACTCAAGCAAACCGCAATGCAATTTTCTAGCTCGTTGATTAGTGATTACATCACTGCATCTCATTCCGATTTCCTCTTTGATTCACAAACATTTGGTTAAAATTTCGCAGCCTTAAATGGAGAACAAAACTGTGTATGATTAATATGCTAAACAGGAACGAAAATTTTGCATAATCATTCCCCTCGAAGTAACTTTACAAGTCTTCATGCATAATCCCGCACAGCTTCGCAACCATGACTTCCACCTAGAAGGATATTAATTAATCTTGGGTTTTGGTCGTCTAGGCTTCAGAACCATATACAGAACACCAAGAACAACCAAGAAAGCAGGGACTGTTGTCATATCAATCACCACATgtacttttctctctctcatgcaGTGAATTGGGTGAAGAACAGCCATAGTCGCATTCACTTGATTAGCAAACCTGCAAGAAAAATGTGGTTTCTAAGTCATAAACTAGCCAGAAATATCAGCCATTTGCTCAGTTCCAGCcaagcacatcaaaacaaacaGAACAGGCATAAGTAACATAATGTTTGACATACTCAAGGCTTTCATTCACCAACAAATCTGAAACGGACGTAAAAGGACATGTCTATacgataaataaaaaacaaattcaaataattaaaatgcaagCAGGTGAAACTGCCAGAATTATGCCCAGTCATCAAAATGGATCAGCAGCCAACAGAAGCTTTCagttaaatttatgtttcattaGTGTACCTACCACACCTGTTCATGGTTAGATTCAGTAGGGAAAGGAAATAGAAAAAGGTCATGAGTGCCTAACCTTTCAGATGCATCCTCTAAAGTATAAAGAAGTCTCATTGCATCCATGTAACGCAGCTCTCCATGAATAGTTGAAATCTGAAAGacagaaaaatatattacataAGTCAAGCAGGTTCTTCAAAATATTACAGACTTGAATAGCAATATAGTTCAGTGAAGAGGTTAAAGAACAAGCATGCTTACCCTTCTCCAAAGGCTAACAACATAATTATACTTGTTCACAAGTTCTCGCTCCTCAGACTGAAACATTTTGAAGGTCTTTTCAGCTGGTTTTTGTCAAGTCCTTGTCCAAAGacaaaataataacaatcacAGGCCTACAAATACAGATGcatctttcaagaatttttttttttttttttttgtaaacgtCAACTGTAAGAATATTTGAACTGTCAGAACTTGACAGCCTTGATCGGTTCTATTGCAATTCACAGACAGAGTAAAGGTGGAACCTTGCTCTatttaaacaaaaggaaaacagaagCAATGGGTTATGAATGTCAATTTTCTAATTGATTGCATACCCTGAGCATTCCAATTCCGTACTGTCCAGGTGGAACTTCTATAGCTTAAGGTTATAGCAGGAACAATATGAAAGTGCAGATTGGATAGCAATGGATACCAGATGAACATGTGTAGGCAAATAAGTTGGGACTCCAATCaaagttaagaaaataaaaggtaaaaaccTTGCAAGATTTATAGAATGGTAGGAATCACAGATATTCAATTGGAACTACACAACTAGGCAAGGATACATGTATGTTCCATGAGTAGACGACGAATGGCTGCATTGACCAGTTGTATTGACTCTTCAAGCGCTGTGATGATGTAGCTCCGAGCAATTGTATCAGACTGAAATTGTGACATATGCCAACCTCTGGAAGTGATTGAAAAAGGATTGCATCCCACTGACCATACCCAATCCTGTCACATTGCACGCAACATTAGCCATTCAATTAGTGTGGCAGGAGATGCAAGCTCATCTACAGAATCAGCAATAAGAAAAGGACGAGGAATCTGAAGCACACAAGTATGTGTGCCTACATGTGGTGTATGTGTGCCTACATGTGGTGTATGTgtgcgtgtgcgtgtgtgtgaAAAACACATGACACAAAATGTTCAGTTCCAGAAAAACATCCAAGTGAAGATGGTATTCAACCATTCACGAGACACGTGACTTGCTAGTTGGATCTCCTGATAGAACTTCAATTCTTTGACAATTAGAATACATGGCCATTTTGGTGCAATTAGATATTCTTGAGCTTACATCTTAAGTATGCAGGTTTGAATTTTCAAAGCAATCACGTCATGCAAAAACACTAAGGATCAGACTGTCTCCAAATTCTCCCTCTCAAAAGCCCATTTTCTGTCTATGGTCAGTTTCTCCCAATGACAATTAAGATAAAATGAGTACAAGATACCATCATTAAGAAAGTTCAAGGCCGATTAAATTGGTGTTTCAGAGGCCAAACAGAAATTAGTACTGAATGTGTGCGTGTACAagcatatttatatataatgcatatatcagcctgagaaaattttgaaagGAGTATATCAATGAAGGGCAGCAAGCTAATTTTAACTCTTCTTTGGCATGTATCATGTTGCCGTATTATTGTTCAAGAAAATCAACATAATTTCAACGCTAACTTCCCAGTTTGTCAAGTTTAATGTCTCTTAGACTCAAACCTCAGAGGAGCGAACAAACTATCATGCGATCTATAACCTTTGAGGGGGTAAAGGATTGATAAGCCACAATAAACCTCTCACATAATTCTATCACCAGTAACTGAAAAGTGCATGACTACACATCTCCTCGTATGTTTACTGGAGTTCTATCATGTTATCAGGCAGAACTGCACAGAGTGATAACCTCTACATTGTAACAAGTACCTCAATTGCAGTTTCATGGGCATGGCTGTAGACAAGATGAAGTGGAAGTAAACCAGCCAGATGTTCGGAGACAGAAGCCAACACAGCTTTTATAGGGCTCCTGGATGATGGGGGAAGGGGAGAATACAACAATAGATGTGAGTTAGACTCTAGATttcagtggaaaaaaaatagcataccTCAGGATCCAGAGTGGATTAGGATAAAGATTTCATGCTTTTGCACTTTCATAATTAAGGTAAATTTTCCAAGAAATTGGtttccattttcattttttccttccatcattctttttttttttttttttgaagtactAAAATTTACTCAAACTAGAATAGCATGAATGGGCAGCCGCTGCAATTTTACAGAAGTTTCCCTAGgagaaagaaaatctaaaattaaatgaaaatgaaaaataatgcaaaagtaGAAGATGCTAGGAAATTGTAAAGAGAGTTAAAGGGGGGGAGAGCATATAACAGGGACAAAAGGTCAAGAACtgttgcaatttaaaaaaaaaaaaaaaggagagagagggagagggagagggagagatcAGAAACTATGCATCAGAAGCAGCAAACCCTTCAGGCAATCCCATCTGCTTCTTCTGGCAATTATCTAACTACTGAACTAAATATCAACAGTTGACAATAAgccattaataaaatcaaaatgaatggTCATATTTCCAACCTCAAATCCCACAAAACTGATTGCCCATTACACTGCAGATGGCTTTCCCAAGATGATGGCTCTGACTGGACCACAATAACCATGTCAGAAAGAGCCTTTGCCTGATAATGCTTGTCAACTAATAGTGGCTCGCCATAAATGAACCAAAAGATAGGAACTTCAAGTGTTGACCTACTATGGGCATGTGCTCCTacattattaaaagaaaatgaaaacattaGCCTGGCATATGTCAGTgatgagaaataaaaacaaaatgtattTAGAGGATGTAGGTTATGATAGTTATCACATATACCAGAGGCAAAAGgtaaaaattggaaaaaaaataatgaaatacacAACTTTAGCGAGCATGGACCACAGGTCACTGGATTGAAAGGCTACAGAAAATTGACTGAGGCTACTATGTGCATCTAACTAACCTGATTTACATACAAAAGAATCATCTTACTAATCTGTCTTCCAAGACAGGCACGTGAGCAGCTCTCTGACAAACAGAGATTGTTGCACACAAATTCATCTTCATCAACACTAGTACAGGTGAAACATAGGAGGACCCAGAAAGAAGCCCAACACTCTATGCACATGTTAATATATCAACAATAGGCTCGGCCTCTTAAATGTGAAAACCCATACTTCTTCACCTATCAATTGTCTACCCATCTGCTGAATTATAGTACTTTCAAATTAACAAATGCACTGGTATCTACTCATGTATATGATCTCACACAAATAGAAAGAGAATACAGGTTAACCAAAAAGATAAGGTTATGGTGACTACTCAAAAAAAGGATAGGGTTTTAAACATAGCTGACACAAATACTACAGGATCACTTGCACTGGGGAAAGAAATGATATGTCCAACATTACAAGTATCATTAACATGCAAGTCCCAGAACAAGTACATTGTTTTCaacattatagaaaaaaaaactgtcatAACAAGccagaagaaaagaagagctAGAAATGTAAGCTCATAGATGACCTTTGAGAGAACCATGGTCATGGAGCTGCCTCTGCAACTGATGCTGGAGAATGGAGGAATCAAGATAGGACCGAGTGGTTTTCCTATATGTTCCATTAACAAGCAATAATGGGACAGCTGCTGCTCGCCGAGCCACTGAAAAGGCCATTGCTAATGCA
The Populus nigra chromosome 3, ddPopNigr1.1, whole genome shotgun sequence genome window above contains:
- the LOC133688067 gene encoding uncharacterized protein LOC133688067, which codes for MENGGGGDIECNKNSKEKEGSVGGEGSYRYWVREATADAAPLPLPKKLSPQDHLPSQPNNLGSAWNTAGTWEEKNLNNWATHRIKELLLSVASLEFSGGKAEIAQVSKCSGDAFLVIVRNKKRVGYTYELTLKVKGEWTVKEEKRMVKGDIDFPEFSFGELDDLQMQVQLNDEKDLSQQDKLQISQDLKLFLQPVREKLLQFEQELKDR